CCGGCGTCGAGGACGCCAAGCGGCTCAAGGCCGTGGTCCGGGGTCTCGCGACCGCGGGCGTCACGGTGAGCCAGGCCGGCCTGACCGCCACGCCCAAGGCGAAGGTCGCCGCCGCGACGACCGCGAAGGCGCGGACCACCGCGACGGCCGACGTGGTCGAGGGTGCCGCCAAGCCCGCCACGCGCCGCGCGACCACCAAGGCCGCCGCGGCGACGTCCGTGGCCACCGAGGACGCGCCGACCGAGCCCGCGCCCGCCGCGGCCAAGAAGGCACCCGCCAAGAAGGCCCCGGCCAAGACCGCTGCCAAGGGTGCGGCCAAGGGCGCCAAGGCCGCTCCCGACGACGCGGTCGAGGGCGACGAGGCCGACATCGACGTCGAGGACGTGGACCTCGAGGCCGACCCCGAGATCGCCGAGGTCGTGGCCGAGGCCGTCGCCGAGGACACCGAGTCCGACTCCGAGGAGTCGGAGGACGGCGCGACCGCGAAGAAGCCCGCCGAGGCCGAGGAGTCGGACACCGACAAGGGCTTCGTGTACTCCGACGCCGACGACGACGACGCGCCCGCGCAGCAGGTCGTCACGGCCGGGGCGACCGCGGACCCGGTCAAGGACTACCTGAAGCAGATCGGCAAGGTCGCGCTGCTGAACGCCGAGCAGGAGGTCGAGCTCGCCAAGCGGATCGAGGCCGGCCTGTTCGCCGAGGAGCGCCTGGGCTCGGGCGCCACGATGGAGCCCAAGATCCGCCGCGAGCTCGAGTGGATCGCGCAGGACGGTCGGCGCGCCAAGAACCACCTCCTCGAGGCCAACCTGCGTCTCGTCGTCTCGCTGGCCAAGCGCTACACGGGCCGCGGGATGCTGTTCCTGGACCTGATCCAGGAGGGCAACCTCGGTCTGATCCGCGCGGTCGAGAAGTTCGACTACACCAAGGGCTACAAGTTCTCGACGTACGCCACGTGGTGGATCCGCCAGGCCATCACCCGCGCCATGGCCGACCAGGCGCGCACCATCCGTATCCCGGTGCACATGGTCGAGGTCATCAACAAGCTCGCCCGCGTCCAGCGGCAGATGCTCCAGGACCTGGGCCGCGAGCCCACGCCCGAGGAGCTCGCCAAGGAGCTCGACATGACCCCGGAGAAGGTCGTCGAGGTCCAGAAGTACGGGCGCGAGCCGATCTCGCTGCACACCCCGCTCGGCGAGGACGGCGACAGCGAGTTCGGTGATCTCATCGAGGACTCCGAGGCGGTCGTCCCGGCCGACGCGGTGAGCTTCACGCTGCTGCAGGAGCAGCTGCACCAGGTGCTCGACACGCTCTCGGAGCGTGAGGCCGGCGTCGTGTCCATGCGGTTCGGCCTGACCGACGGCCAGCCCAAGACGCTCGACGAGATCGGCAAGGTCTACGGCGTGACCCGTGAGCGGATCCGTCAGATCGAGTCGAAGACGATGTCGAAGCTGCGCCACCCGTCGCGCTCGCAGGTGCTGCGCGACTACCTGGACTGACACCCGTCCGCACGCACGACGAGCGCCCGGCGCCCCTGCAGGGGAGCCGGGCGCTCGCGCGTCGCATCCGGCCCGGCACGGCCGCACCCGCGGACGACGAAGGCCCGGCACCCCGTGGGGGCCGGGCCTTCGTCAGGGTCGGTCGTGGTCAGCGCAACGCGCCGGCGCCGTGCTCCTCGAGGAGCCGGTCGGTCTCGTCCTGGACGTGGGTCGCCATCGCGGCGAACTTGGGTGCGTGCTCCCGGGAGTGGTGAGCGCAGAACAGGAGCTCGCCCACGGGCAGAACCACGCGGACATAGGCCTGGGCGCCGCAGCGGTCGCAACGGTCGGCTGCGGTGAGCGGTTCGGTCATGGTCGCTGTCACGCCTCCATACAACCATCCGGGCCCGCGATCCATCCCCTCCATCCGGGGAGGTTCGCCACGGGCGTACCCAAATGTCACACGATCGTGATGCACGTGACATTCAAGGGACCTTCGGCACCCCGGGGCTCACTCTTGAGGGTGAACACCGCGATCGGGTGCCCGCGGCATGGCGTCGCGGGGCGCGTCGGCGGTCGCGACTACGATCCTGGCGTGACCACCACCCCCGCCCGCTCGGACTACACGGCCCGCCACCTGTCGGTGCTCGAGGGCCTCGAGGCCGTCCGCAAGCGCCCGGGCATGTACATCGGCACCACCGACAGCCGCGGCCTCATGCACTGCCTGTGGGAGATCATCGACAACGCGGTCGACGAGGCGCTCGCGGGGCACGGCGACCGCATCGAGGTCGTGCTGCACGCGGACTCGTCGGTCGAGGTGCGGGACAACGCACGTGGCATCCCGGTGGACGTGGAGCCCAAGACCGGCCTGACCGGCGTCGAGGTGGTCTTCACCAAGCTGCACGCGGGCGGCAAGTTCGGTGGCGGCTCGTACGGCGCGTCGGGTGGTCTGCACGGCGTGGGCGCCTCGGTGGTCAACGCGTTGTCGTCGCGCCTTGACGTCGAGGTGGACCGCCACGGCAAGACGCACCGCATGACGTTCCACCGGGGCGAGCCGGGCGTGTTCGACGACGCGGCGGGCCGCTCACCGGAGTCGCCGTTCGAGCCGTTCGTCTCGGGCTCGGAGCTCGCGGTGGTCGGCAAGGTCGCGCGCGCCCGGACCGGGACACGCGTGCGGTACTGGGCGGACCGGCAGATCTTCCCGGCGACCGCGGTGTTCGCGTACGACGAGCTGGTCACGCGCGCCCGGCAGACGAGCTTCCTGGTGCCCGGACTGACCATCGTGGTGCGTGACGAGCGCGGCCTGGCGGGGACTCCCGGCGCGGACGGCCCGCACGAGGAGACGTTCTGCCACACGGGTGGTGTGGTCGACTTCGTCGACCACCTCGCGCCCGACGCGCCGGTGACGGACACGTGGCACCTCACGGGATCCGGCACGTTCGTCGAGACCGTGCCCGTGCTGGACGAGCGGGGCCACATGAGCCCGCGCGAGGTGCAGCGCACGTGCGAGGTGGACCTCGCGGTCCGGTGGGGCACGGGCTACGAGACCGAGGTCCGGACGTTCGTCAACATCATCTCGACGCCCAAGGGCGGCACGCACCTGGCCGGGTTCGAGGCGGGGCTGCTCAAGACGCTGCGCAAGCAGGTGGAGGCGAACGCACGCCGCCTGAAGATCAGCGCGAAGGACGCCGCGACGGAGCGGATCGAGAAGGAGGACGTGCTCGCGGGCATGACGGCCGTGCTCACGGTCCGGCTCGCGGAGCCGCAGTTCGAGGGGCAGACCAAGGAGGTGCTGGGCACCGGTCCGGTGCGCGGCATCGTGCACAAGGTGGTCGAGTCCGAGCTCGCCGCGATCTTCGGCTCGAGCCGGCGCGAGCACAAGGCGCACAGCGCCGCGCTGCTGGACAAGGTCGTCGGGGAGATGCGGGCGCGGCTGTCCGCGCGCAAGCAGAAGGAGATCTCGCGCCGCAAGAACGCGCTGGAGTCCTCGTCCCTGCCCGCCAAGCTCGCGGACTGCCGGATCGACGACGTGGCCCGCAGCGAGCTGTTCATCGTCGAGGGCGACTCGGCGCTGGGCACGGCCAAGCTGGCGCGCTCGTCGGACTTCCAGGCGCTGCTGCCGATCCGCGGCAAGATCCTCAACGTCCAGAAGGCGTCCGTGACGGACATGCTGAAGAACGCGGAGTGCGCCGCGATCATCCAGGTGCTGGGTGCGGGCTCGGGCCGCTCGTTCGACCTCGAGGCGGCGCGCTACGGCAAGGTCGTCCTGATGACCGACGCGGACGTCGACGGCGCCCACATCCGCACGCTCCTGCTCACGCTGTTCTTCCGCTACATGCGGCCGCTGGTCGAGGCGGGGCGGGTGTACGCGGCCGTCCCGCCGCTGCACCGCGTGGAGCGGGTCGGCGTGCGCAACGACGCCGACCGGTACCTGTACACGTACTCCGAGGCGGAGCTCGCGGCAGTGCTCAAGAAGCTCGACCGTGCGGGCAAGCGCTACAAGGACGACATCCAGCGCTACAAGGGCCTCGGGGAGATGGACGCGGACCAGCTGGCCGAGACCACGATGGACCCGCGGTTCCGCACACTGCGCCGCGTCACGGCCGAGGCGGCGCAGCGCGCCGAGCAGGTCTTCGAGCTGCTGATGGGCTCCGACGTGGCGCCGCGCAAGGACTTCATCGTCGCCGGAGCGCAGGCGCTGGACCGCAGTCGCATCGACGCCTGAGGCCCGGCCGGCGAGAAACCGCTTGCCCGGCGGTGCCCGCTCGTCGGAACGTGGGGACGTGACGACCACCGAACCCGCCGCCACGCCGGCCGCACCCGCACTCATCCCGATCGCCCAGCGTGCGCAGGCGCCCGTACAGGTGCGCCTGCCGGCCGACACGCACGGCCTGCGGTGGCGACCCCTGACGCCGCAGGACGTGCCCGCGCTCACGCGTCTGGTGACGCGCATCGAGGAGGCCGACGCCGAACCGTTCCGCACGTCGCAGGACGAGGTCGACGAGAAGTTCGAGGGCGGGTGGAAGGACCACGCGCGGGACACGCTCGCGGGCGTCGACGCCGACGGCGAGCTCCGCGCCTGGGCCCAGGTCAACCAGCCGCCGGGGGACACCACGGTGGTGCGCGCCTACCTCGACGGGGGCGTGGACCCGGCCTGGCGCGGGCGGGGGATCGGGCGTGAGGTCCTGGCGTGGGAGATCGACCGTGCGCGGCAGCTGCTCGCCGCCACGGGCAAGGATGTTCCCGGCCGGATCGGTGGTTTCGCCTCGGAGCAGGCCACCGCGACGATCGCGCTCCTCCAGGCCGGCGGCCTGACCCCGATCCGGGTCTACTCCGAGATGCGCCGGCCGCTGGGCACCGACCTGCCGGACGTCGCCGCACCTGACGGCGTGCGCATCGTACCGTGGTCGCAGGACCGCGACGACGACGTGCTCGCGGCCCACAACGAGGCGTTCGCGTCCCACTGGGGCAGCGAGCCGCAGACCGTCGAGTCGTGGCGCGCCGGACGCAGCCAGTTCGCCCCCGCCTGGAGCCTGCTGGCGGTGGACGACGCCACGGACGAGGTCGCCGGGTACCTGCTCTCGGGCCGGTACGAGCAGGACTGGGAGCTCGCGGGGCACAGCTCGGGCTACGTCGAGCTGCTCGGCGTGCGGCCCGCGTGGCGCCGGCGGGGGATCGCACCCGCGCTGCTCGCGGCGGTCATGGCGCGGCTTGCGCAGGACGGCATCGAGTACGCCGAGATCGGCGTCGACACCGAGAACCTCTCGGGGGCGCTCGGGCTCTACACCGCGCTCGGCTTCGCACCGTTCCACCGGTCGTCGCTCTACACGATCGAGCTGTGACGAGGGCCGGGGCGTCGCGGGCGCCCCGGCCAGCCCGCTAGCATCGCGCCGGCGGACGACGAGGTCCGCCGTCGTGCTGCCGGGAGACCGGCGGGGGAGGTGGCCCGATGGGCTCGTCGGTCGCGGTCCGGTGCTGGGGCGCCGCGTGGCTCGTCGTCGTCGCGACGCACCTGGGCGCGCTGGCCGCGCGTGCGGCCACGCTCGCGGACGTCACGCAGTGCCTGCTCGCGCCGCTGCTCGCGGCCGCGCTGGTGGCGGCCACGCGCTGGCCCCGCACCGCCGCGGTGCGGTGGGCGCTCGCGGGGCTGGGCGCGTCGTTCCTGGGTGACGCCGCGCCGCGGCTGCTGGCGGGCGACGGCGCGTTCCTGGTGATGGTGGCGTGCTTCCTGCTCGCACAGGTCGCCTACGTCGTGGCGTTCGCGCGGTATGCGCAGCGCAGCGTCCTGCGCACGCGTCCCGTCGTCCTCGTCGCGTACGGCGCGGTGCTCGCGGTCCTGGTCGGGCTGTGCGCCCCGCACGCCGGTGCCCTGCTGGTGCCCGTCGCGGTCTACGCGGGTGTGCTCACGGCGATGGCGGTGCTGGCCACCGGGCTCGGTCCGGTCGGTGCCGTGGGTGGTGCGGTCTTCCTGGTCTCCGACGCGCTCATCGCGCTCGCCCGGTTCGTGCCGGGCTGGGACCTGCCGGGACAGGACCTCGCGGTCATGGCGACGTACGCCGCGGGTCAGTGCCTGCTGGTCGTCGCGGTCGCCCGGACCGGGCGCCGGCGGGCTGTGACCGCGGTCCCGGTCCGTCCCGCCGAGCGGCGCGTCGCGGCGCGGGACAACGTGGTGCCGCTCGTCGTCGCCCCGCGCGTCCCGGCCTGACCGACGACGCGTCGCATCACCCGATCGCGTGCACCGGCGCGCTCAGCGCGGTGCCCGACATGTCACGTCGCGGGTCGATCGCGGGCAGCTCGACCGGCTGCCCGGCCGAGCCGCACGCCCAGGCCGGCCCGGTGCCCACCCACGCGAGGATGAGCACGTCCTCGCCCTTGAGGAACCGGTGCGAGCGCACGCCGCCGGTCGCCCGGCCCTTGCCCGGGTACGCGTCGAACGGCGAGACCTTTGCCGTGCCTGCCTGCGTCCCGGGGAGCGCGGACGACGACCCGGCGACGGTCACGACGACCGCGTCCGGCAGCGCGGCCGGGCCTACCGCGGAGAACGCGACCACGCGCTGGCCGGCGCCCAGCTTGATGCCGGCCATGCCACCGGCGGCGCGGCCCTGCGGCCGCACCTGGGACGCCGCGAAGTGCAGCAGCGACGCGTCCGAGGAGACGAGCACGAGCTCGTCGTCGTCGCGTGCGTGCACTGCACCGACCACCTCGTCGCCGTCCTTGAGCGTGATGACCTCCCACGCGTCGCGGTTGGCCGGGACGTCGCCCGCCGCGACGCGCTTGACCACGCCCTGCGCGGTCGCGAGCGCGAGCGCGGGCGCGTCCTGCGCGAGCGACGCGAGCGCGACCACGCGCTCGCCCGCCTCGAGCGTGACGACCTCGCCCAGCGGCACGCCGCCGCCGAGCGTGGGCGCTCCGTCCGTGGGCGGCAGCGCGGGCAGGTCGAGCATCGGGACCCGGAGCAGGCGGCCGCGGGACGTGATCGCGCCGACGTCGGCGCGCGCGCTCGTGGGCACCGCGGACGCGAGCACGTCGTGCTTCGCGCGGCGCGTGTCGGGCGTGCGCACCAGCGGCTCGTCCGTCGCGGTCCGGGCCAGCAGCCCGGTGCCGGACAGCAGCGCGAAGCACGGCGTGTCCGCGATCTCGAGCGGCGCGACGGCGCCCTTCCCGGACGTGCGCGCGGCCGCCGCGCCCGTGACCGCGGAACCACCCGCGGACTCGAGCAGGATGGTGCGCCGGGGCGTGCCGTACGTCGCGGCCACCTGCGCCATCTCGTCGGACACGACCGTGCGCAGCAGGGCGTCGTCGGCCAGGATCGCGCGCAGCTCGGCGATCTCCGCCTCGAGCTGGTCCTTCTCGCGCTCGAGCTCGAGGCGCGAGAACTTGGTGAGCCGGCGCAGCCGCAGCTCGAGGATGTACTCGGCCTGCGGCTCGGACAGGTCGAACACCGTGCGCAGGCGCGAGCGCGCGGCGTCCGCGTCGTCCGACGAGCGGATGACCTGGATGACCTCGTCGATGTCGAGGATCGCGATCAGCAGACCCTCGACCAGGTGCAGGCGCTCCAGCCGCTTGCCGAGCCGGTGCTCGGACCGGCGGCGCACCACCGACAGGCGGTGCCCGACCCAGACCTCGAGCAGGTCGCGCAGCCCGAGCGTGCGCGGCTGGCCCTCGACCAGGGCCACGTTGTTGATCGAGAACGAGTCCTCGAGCGGCGTCGCGCGATACAGCTGCTCGAGCACCGCGTCGGGGTCGAACCCCGCCTTGACCTCGATGACCAGGCGCAGGCCGTGCTGGCGGTCGGTCAGGTCCACCGCGTCGGCGATGCCCGAGATCTTCTTGGCCTGCACGCCCTCCTTGATCTTCTCGATCACCTTCTCCGGGCCCACCATGTACGGCAGCTCGGTGACGACGATGCCCTTGCGCCGCGGGGTGACGTTCTCGACGCGCGCCGTGGCGCGCGTGCGGAACGCACCACGCCCGGTCCGGTACGCGTCGCGCACGCCGTCGAGGCCGACGATCTTGCCGCCGGTGGGCAGGTCAGGCCCCGGCACGAACCGCATGAGGTCCTCGAGCGTCGCGTCGGGGTGCATCACCAGATGACGCGCGGCCGCGACCACCTCGACGAGGTTGTGCGGCGCCATGTTGGTCGCCATGCCCACCGCGATGCCCGCGGCGCCGTTGACCAGCAGGTTCGGCAGCGCCGCCGGAAGCACCTCGGGCTGCGTGAGCTTGTTGTCGTAGTTCGGCACGAAGTCGACGACGTCCTCGTCGATGTCCGTGGTCATCGCGGTCGCGGCGGGCGCGAGGCGCGCCTCGGTGTACCGGGGCGCCGCCGGACCGTCGTCGAGCGACCCGAAGTTGCCGTGGCCGTCGACCAGGGGCAGGCGCAGGCTGAACGGCTGCGCGAGGCGGACCATCGCGTCGTAGATCGCTGTGTCGCCGTGCGGGTGCAGCTTGCCCATGACCTCGCCGACGACGCGCGCCGACTTCACGTACGGCCGGTCGGGACGCAGTCCCATGTCGGCCATCTGGAACAGGATGCGGCGCTGCACGGGCTTGAGGCCGTCGCGCGCGTCGGGGAGCGCACGCGAGTAGATGACCGAGTAGGCGTACTCGAGGAACGAGCCCTCCATCTCGGCGGCGACGTCGATGTCGACGATCTTCTCGACGAGGTCCTCGGGCGGCAGGTCCGGGGTCGCGGGGCGACGGGCCATGCGGTGGTTGCTCCTCGGTCGTGCGCGGTGTCGTAGCCGGGACATTCTCGCCCGCCGCACGGCGCCCGCGTGCCAGGCGCGCGGGGATCGCTAGCCTGGCGGGATGCAGGACGCGTCCGACGCCGACGGCGGCGCCGACCCCGCCGCCCCGGGGTACCCCGCGGGCTGGGAGGCGGACGTCGTCCTGCACGACGGCTCGACCACACGCGTGCGACCGATCCGGCCCGACGACGCCGAGGCGCTGCAGGCCTTCCACGTCGCGCAGTCCGAGCGCTCGACGTACCTGCGGTTCTTCGCGCACCTCGAGCGGCTCCCCGAGCGTGACCTGCAGCGTCTGGTCAACGTCGACCACGTGGACCGGGTCGCGCTCGTCGCCACGGCCGACGACGACGGCCCGCTCGGCTACCGGATCATCGGGGTGGCCCGGTACGACCGGCTCGACGAGGACGAGGCCGAGGTCGCGTTCAACGTCGCGGACGCGCACCAGGGGCGCGGGGTCGGCTCCGTGCTGCTCGAGCACCTGGGTGCGGCGGCGCGCGAACGCGGCGTGCGACGGTTCGTCGCGGAGGTGCTGCCGCAGAACGGGCGCATGATCGCGGTGTTCCGCGACGCGGGGTACGAGGTGCGGCAGCACGCCGAGGACGGCGTCGTGTCCCTCGCGTTCGACATCGACCCCACCGACCGGTCGCTCGAGGTCGTGGCCGACCGTGAGCACCGCGCCGAGGCCCGCTCGATGCGCGGCGTGCTGGGTGCGCGCTCGGTGCTCGTCGTCGGACCCGTGCTGCCCGGCGCACCCCCGCCGCGGCCGCTGCACCTGAGCATGGCGCGTGCGGTGCTCGCGCACCTCGCCGCGGGCGACCCGACGCTGCGGGTGCAGGCCGTGGGCGTCGACGACGGTGCGGGGCCGCGCGACGACGCGTTCGCGACGGTCGAGGCGCCGGCGGACCTCGCGGTGCTCGCGGTCCCCGCGCAGGCCGCGCCCGCGGTCGTGCGGGCGATCGCACCGCTCGGCGTGCGTGCGGTGGTGCTGCTCTCGTCGGGCTTCGCCGAGGACGGCGAGGCGGGCCTCGCGCGGCAGCGCGCGGTCCTCGCGGCGGCGCACGGCGCCGGCATGCGCGTGATCGGGCCGTCGTCGTTCGGCGTGCTCGCGGTGGGGGAGACGGGCACGCTCAACGCCTCGCTCGCGCAGGAGCCGCCGCATGCGGGCCGCGTGGGGCTGTTCTGCCAGTCGGCCGCGCTCGCGGTGCCGCTGCTGGACGCGGTGCGCCGTCGTGGGCTGGGTCTCGCGGAGTTCGTCTCCGCGGGGCACCGTGCCGACGTCTCGGGCAACGACCTCATGCAGTTCTGGGCGGACGACGACGGCACCGACGTGGTCGGGCTGTACCTCGAGTCGATCGGCAACCCACGCAAGTTCTCACGCGTGGCTCGGCGGCTCTCGCAGGTCAAGCCCGTCGTGGTGCTGACCGCCGGGCGGTCGGGCCAGGTCATCCCGCCCGGGCACGCCGTGCGCGCGACGCAGGCACCCGCACGTGCGGTCGACGAGCTCATGCGCCAGTCCGGCGTGGTCCGCGTCGACAACACGCACCAGCTGCTCGACGTCGCCCAGCTCCTGGCGCACCAGCCGCTGCCCGCGGGACGCCGGGTCGCGATCGTCGCGAGCGCGTCGTCGGTCGCCGCGCTCGTCGCCGAGGCCGCCGCGGCGAGCGGGCTCGCCGTGGTCGGCGCGCAGATCCTGCGCGAGGACGCGACGGCCGACGAGACGCGCGAGGGCGTCGCGGCGGCGCTCCGCGACCCGGGTGCGGACGCGGCGATCGTCGTGCGCATCCCCACCGTCGGCGGCCCGGTGCCCGAGTTCGCCGCGCTCGTGGCGCACGAGGCCGCGCGGTCGGGGCGGACGGTGGTCGCGTGCATGCTCGGGCTGCGCGGCGTCACCCCCGAGCTCACGGCGACGGACGCCGACGGTCGCGCGTGGACCGTGCCCGCCTACGCGACGCCCGAGGACGCCGCGCTGGCGCTCGGGCACGCCGCGCGGTACGCCGCCTGGCGCGCACGGGACCACGGGCTGCCGCTGCACCCCCCGGGCGCGGACCTGCGGGCCGCGGGCCGGCTGGTCCGGCGGTGGCTCGCGGACCACGACGAGCTCCGCCTCGACCCCGCACGGACCGCCGAGCTCCTCGGCACGGTCGGCATCGCGGTGCTGCCCTCGTACGCGGCGCGGGACGCCGACGAGGCGGTCGCCGCGGCCCGCAGCATCGGCTACCCCGTCGCGCTCAAGACCACCGCACCCGCGCTGCGCCACCGTGCCGACCTGGGCGGCGTGCGCCTCGACGTGGCCGACGACGACGAGCTGCGCGCGGACGTCGCGGGCGTCCTCGAGCTGGCCGCGGAGCACGCACCCGAACCGGGTGCGCTGCCGCTCGAGGTGCAGGCGATGGCCCCGCGAGGCTCGTCGTGCGTCGTGCGCTCGATCGAGGACCCGCTGTACGGGCCGGTGCTCAGCCTGGGGCTGTCGGGTGACGCGTCGGACCTGCTCGGGGACGTCGCGTACGGCATCCCGCCGCTCACGGACGCCGACGTGGCCGACCTGGTGCGCGCACCACGCGCGGCCCCTCGCCTGTTCGGCTACCGCGGGCTGCCGCCGCTCGACGTCGCCGCGCTCGAGGACGTGGTCGCGCGCGTCGCGGTGCTGGGCGACGCGCTGCCCGAGGTGCGGTCGCTCGAGCTCAACCCGGTGGTGGTCGCGGAGCGCGGCGCGACGGTCCTGTCGGCACGCGTGGACCTCGCCCGGGCGTCGCGCGCGGATGCGACGCGGCGGCTGCAGCGCAGCTGAGCACCGGGCGAAGAACCTGCGCGGACCCGTCCGGCAGGGCCATCGTCCCTGGTCACGTGCGTGACGCGCGGCCTGAACCGGTTCGTGCGCGGCATCCGGTCCACAGCCCGCGGTCCAGCGGGTGGGGCCGAGGGCCGCGGCGGTGGGAGGATGGGCAGATGCCCGCTGCCGCGACCTCCCTCCTCGAGGACCTGCACCGCGCCGGTTACTACCCGGACCTCGTCGCCGACGTGCTGGACGTCGCGCTGGCCGACGAGTCCGTCGTCGCTCATCTGGTGCATCCCGAGACGACCTTCGACGCCGCCGAGGTGCGCCGTCACGTGACCGTCCTGGCGCTCACGCCGACGCGCCTGGTGTGCGCGCACGTCGACGACCACCCGGCCGATGCCGACCACCCCGCGGCGTCCGCGTCCGCGACCACCGAGTCGGTGCCGATCCACGAGATCCGCTCCGTGGTCCTCACGCACGTCGTCGCGGAGCCCGAGCGGCACCGCACAGGAGCGCCCACGCTCGAGCTCACGCTCTCGATCGGGTGGGGCGCGGTCTCGCGCGTCGACCTCGAGCCGGCCACGTGCGCGGACCCGGCGTGCGAGGCGGACCACGGGCTGACCGGCACGCTCGTGCCCGACGACGTCGTGGTGCGCGTGAGCGCGGCCGCCGAGGGCGCCGACTCCGTGCGGGCCGCGACCGAGTTCGCGCGGGCGTTGTCCGCCGCGAGCGTCCGGCGCTGACGACGACCCGATGACCACGACGCAGACCGGGTCCACGCCCGGGGGTCCTGCCGCCGCGCGGCTCGCGGACGCGGCGCACGAGCACGGCCTCGTGCTGCCGGGTTCCGACGGGCGCGCGTGCCTCGGCACCGTGCTCCCCGCCGCGGCGGGCGCGCTGCTCGCCGGGCTCGACGGCGCGGGAGCCGCGGTCGACGTCGCTCCCGACGAGGCCGCGGGCTGGCTCGCGGCCCGGGAACGACTGGGCCTGCCCGCCGCCGCACGCGTGTGCGTGCTGCTCGTCGACGGCCTCGGCCACCTCAACCTGGCGGAACGGGCGGGCCACGCACCGTTCCTGCGCCGCGCGTCGGCCGGTTCGACCGCGTTGAGCAGCACGTTCCCCTCGACCACCGCGACCGCGCTCGGCACGTTCGGCGTCGGGCAGCCGCCCGGGCGGACGGCGATGCTCGGCTACACCGTGCGCGTCCCCGAGACCGGCGAGCTCGGCAACCTGGTGTCCTGGACCGGGCTGCCCGACCCCGAGCAGTGGCAGCCGCACACGTCCCTGCTGCAGCGCACCACGGCCGCGGGCATCGCGACCACGAGCGTGGGCCCCGCCCGGTTCGCGGGCTCCGGGCTGACGCGCGCCGCGCTGCGCGGCGCGACCTACGTGGCGGCCGAGTCGCTCGCGCAGCGCGTCGACGCCGCGGTCGCCGCGCTGCGGCAGCCCGGCCTGGCGTACCTCTACTGGGGCGACGTGGACAAGGCGGGCCACCACCACGGCGTCGCATCCGCGCGGTGGGGCGACGCGCTCGCCGACGCCGACGCGGAGATCGGGCGCCTCGCGCGCTCGCTGCCGCGCGGCACCGTGCTCGTCGTCACCGCGGACCACGGCATGGTGGACGTCGACCCGCGCCGCCAGCTGGACGTCGCGCACGTGCCCGCGCTCGCCGAGGGCGTCGCGCTCGTCGCGGGCGAGCCGCGCGCGTCGCACCTGCACCTGGCGCCGGGCGTCGATCCGGCGGACGTGCGCGACCGCTGGGCGCAGACGCTCGGCGACGCGGCGCTCGTGCTCACCCGGGACGAGGCGATCGCGGCACATCTGGTCGGCGACGTGGACGAGCGTGTGCTGCCGGTGCTCGGCGACGTGATGGTCGCGATGACCGGCCGCGCCACGGTCGTCGACTCGCGCACGCAGACCCCCGCGTCGCTGACGCTCGTGGGCGTGCACGGCTCGCTGACGCCGCACGAGATGCTGGTGCCGTGCATCGTGGTCGCCTGACCGGCCGGACGCCGGCTCCCGGCCGCTGAGCCGGCGCGTGAGGACCCCCGACCCGACGACCGAACAGGAGCCGCCCCGGTGGCCGAGCTGGTGTTCTTCTCCGGCACGATGGACTGCGGCAAGTCGACGCTCGCGCTCCAGATGCACCACAACCACGCCGCGCGCGGACGCGACGGCGTGCTGTTCACGCGGCACGACCGTGCGGGCACCGCGACGATCTCCTCGCGCCTGGGCCTGACCAAGCAGGCGCACGAGGTCGACGACGCGACGGACTTCTGGCACGAGGTCATCGCGCGCCGGACCCATGGCCGCCCGGTCGACTACCTGATCGGCGACGAGGCGCAGTTCTACACCGCGGCCCAGGTCGAGCAGCTCGC
The Cellulomonas gilvus ATCC 13127 DNA segment above includes these coding regions:
- a CDS encoding RNA polymerase sigma factor — its product is MSSQTPHPALPREFEHPALQDLVVRGRTHGTVGAQDVRAACEQAGVEDAKRLKAVVRGLATAGVTVSQAGLTATPKAKVAAATTAKARTTATADVVEGAAKPATRRATTKAAAATSVATEDAPTEPAPAAAKKAPAKKAPAKTAAKGAAKGAKAAPDDAVEGDEADIDVEDVDLEADPEIAEVVAEAVAEDTESDSEESEDGATAKKPAEAEESDTDKGFVYSDADDDDAPAQQVVTAGATADPVKDYLKQIGKVALLNAEQEVELAKRIEAGLFAEERLGSGATMEPKIRRELEWIAQDGRRAKNHLLEANLRLVVSLAKRYTGRGMLFLDLIQEGNLGLIRAVEKFDYTKGYKFSTYATWWIRQAITRAMADQARTIRIPVHMVEVINKLARVQRQMLQDLGREPTPEELAKELDMTPEKVVEVQKYGREPISLHTPLGEDGDSEFGDLIEDSEAVVPADAVSFTLLQEQLHQVLDTLSEREAGVVSMRFGLTDGQPKTLDEIGKVYGVTRERIRQIESKTMSKLRHPSRSQVLRDYLD
- a CDS encoding DUF7455 domain-containing protein; translation: MTEPLTAADRCDRCGAQAYVRVVLPVGELLFCAHHSREHAPKFAAMATHVQDETDRLLEEHGAGALR
- a CDS encoding DNA gyrase/topoisomerase IV subunit B → MTTTPARSDYTARHLSVLEGLEAVRKRPGMYIGTTDSRGLMHCLWEIIDNAVDEALAGHGDRIEVVLHADSSVEVRDNARGIPVDVEPKTGLTGVEVVFTKLHAGGKFGGGSYGASGGLHGVGASVVNALSSRLDVEVDRHGKTHRMTFHRGEPGVFDDAAGRSPESPFEPFVSGSELAVVGKVARARTGTRVRYWADRQIFPATAVFAYDELVTRARQTSFLVPGLTIVVRDERGLAGTPGADGPHEETFCHTGGVVDFVDHLAPDAPVTDTWHLTGSGTFVETVPVLDERGHMSPREVQRTCEVDLAVRWGTGYETEVRTFVNIISTPKGGTHLAGFEAGLLKTLRKQVEANARRLKISAKDAATERIEKEDVLAGMTAVLTVRLAEPQFEGQTKEVLGTGPVRGIVHKVVESELAAIFGSSRREHKAHSAALLDKVVGEMRARLSARKQKEISRRKNALESSSLPAKLADCRIDDVARSELFIVEGDSALGTAKLARSSDFQALLPIRGKILNVQKASVTDMLKNAECAAIIQVLGAGSGRSFDLEAARYGKVVLMTDADVDGAHIRTLLLTLFFRYMRPLVEAGRVYAAVPPLHRVERVGVRNDADRYLYTYSEAELAAVLKKLDRAGKRYKDDIQRYKGLGEMDADQLAETTMDPRFRTLRRVTAEAAQRAEQVFELLMGSDVAPRKDFIVAGAQALDRSRIDA
- a CDS encoding GNAT family N-acetyltransferase encodes the protein MTTTEPAATPAAPALIPIAQRAQAPVQVRLPADTHGLRWRPLTPQDVPALTRLVTRIEEADAEPFRTSQDEVDEKFEGGWKDHARDTLAGVDADGELRAWAQVNQPPGDTTVVRAYLDGGVDPAWRGRGIGREVLAWEIDRARQLLAATGKDVPGRIGGFASEQATATIALLQAGGLTPIRVYSEMRRPLGTDLPDVAAPDGVRIVPWSQDRDDDVLAAHNEAFASHWGSEPQTVESWRAGRSQFAPAWSLLAVDDATDEVAGYLLSGRYEQDWELAGHSSGYVELLGVRPAWRRRGIAPALLAAVMARLAQDGIEYAEIGVDTENLSGALGLYTALGFAPFHRSSLYTIEL
- a CDS encoding lysoplasmalogenase, whose translation is MGSSVAVRCWGAAWLVVVATHLGALAARAATLADVTQCLLAPLLAAALVAATRWPRTAAVRWALAGLGASFLGDAAPRLLAGDGAFLVMVACFLLAQVAYVVAFARYAQRSVLRTRPVVLVAYGAVLAVLVGLCAPHAGALLVPVAVYAGVLTAMAVLATGLGPVGAVGGAVFLVSDALIALARFVPGWDLPGQDLAVMATYAAGQCLLVVAVARTGRRRAVTAVPVRPAERRVAARDNVVPLVVAPRVPA